TGCTGCTGCTCACCATCGCCGGTCTGGTGCTCAAGTTCGTGGTGCTGGGCCGGACCGGCGCCGAGGTGGACGGAAGAACGACGATCCTGCTCGAACCGTCCGAGCGCGCCGTGGTGCTGGGCGAAATGCGCCAGTTCCTGAGCGGCATCCAGCAGATGCTGGAAGCCGCGGAACGCAACGATGCTGCCGCGATCGCGAAGCTCGCGCGTCCGCTCGGGATGGCGGCGGCGCATGCCGTGCCCGCCGGACTGGCCGCGAAGCTTCCACTGGAATTCAAGACGCTGGGACACAGCGTGCACCAGGATTTCGACCGCATCGCCATGGACGCCGAGGCCATGAACGACGTACGGCTGTCGTTGCGCCAGCTGGGCGAAACCATGAAGAAATGCGTGGCGTGTCATGCCGCTTACCAGATCGCGCCCGCGTCCGGACCCTAGCGCCGGTTTCTCCACCCCCGCCGATTTTCACCGACTTTTCCGCCACCGCGCCGGGCGGGTGGCCTGGCGGCCGTTCCTTTGATCTGCATCAAGCGCGCATCCTTGCGATGTGCCTAAAATCCGGCATTCTCGGAGGACCAGTCAAATGCCTGAAACCAGGGTAGTGGCGCGACAGATCAACACGGAACAGGTGGTCGGTTATACCCTGCGCGACAGCCGCTATCTCAATATCACCAACCGCTGCAGCTTGCGCTGCGCGTTCTGCCCCAAGTTCAACGACCAGTGGACGGTGCAGGATTACCCGCTGCGGCTCGAACATGAGCCCACGATCGAGGAGATCATCGCTGCCGTCGGCAAGCCGGAGGATTATCGCGAGATCGTGTTTTGCGGGCTGGGCGAACCGACCTTGCGGCTGTACGCGCTGCTGGAGGTGGCGACACGCCTGCGCCACCGCGCCAGGCGCATTCGCATCAACACCGACGGCCTGGCCAACCTCGTGTACGGGCGTGACGTGACGCCCGACATGGAGGGCCTGATCGACGCGCTGTCGGTGTCGCTCAACGCCCAGAACGCCGAAATTTACAACCTGCATTGCCGCCCGAAACTGCCCGGGTCCTGGGAGGCCATGCTGGATTTCGTGAAACACGCGCGTGATTTCGTTCCGGAAATCACCCTGACCGCCATCGACGGCCTGTCCGGGGTGGATATCGCCGCTTGCGAGAAAATCGCGCAGCGGCTCGGCGTAGGTTTCCGCCGCCGCGTGCTCGATGTAGTCGGCTGAAAGCAACAAAGCTTCTAAAAACTGAACATGATTTTGAACCGCCAAGGCGCCACAATTTTGCCGGGAGCAAAATTGGGCGCGCTTCAGCGCGCCCCGAAGGGGTGCGCGCCAGGGATGGCGCGCATCAAGGTCGCCAAGAAAAACTGTTTTTCGAGAATTGAAAACTTGGCGCTCTTGGCATCTTGGCGGTTAATTTCTTTTTGTTAGGGAGATCCCGGATACATCATGGAACTCGTCTGCCCCGCGGGGAGCATGCCGGCGCTCAAGGCCGCGGTGGACAATGGCGCCGACGCCGTCTACCTCGGTTTTCGTGACGGCACCAACGCGCGCAATTTCCCCGGCCTCAATTTCGACGTGGAAGAGGCGCACCGCGCCGTGAGCTATGCGCACCAGCGCGGCGCGCGCGTGTTCCTGGCGGTCAACACCTTCCCGCGTCCGTCGCAGTGGCACAAGTGGTGCCGCGCCGTGGACCAGGCGGCCACGCTCGGCATCGATGCGCTGATCCTCGCCGACCCCGGGCTCATGGATTACACCGCCCGCACCTATCCCGAGCTGCGGCTGCATCTCTCGGTGCAGGGCTCAGCCACCAGCCACGAGGCGATCGATTTTTACGTGCGCCATTTCGGCGTACGGCGCGTGGTGTTGCCGCGGGTGCTGTCGCTCACGCAGGTGCAGAACGTCATGAAACGCGTGAATGCGGAGGTGGAGGTTTTCGGCTTCGGCAGCCTGTGCGTCATGGTCGAGGGGCGTTGCACGCTGTCATCCTACGTCACCGGCGAGTCGCCGAACTCGAGCGGCGTGTGTTCGCCGGCGAAGCACGTGAAATGGGAGGAATCGGCCAGCGGCCGGCGCTCACGTCTGAACGGCGTGCTGATCGATGTTTATGCGCCGGAGGAACCCGCCGGCTATCCCACGCTGTGCAAGGGCCGCTTCGAAGTCGGCGGCAACGTTTATTACGCCATGGAGGAGCCGACCAGCCTCAACGTGCTCGACATCCTGCCGCAGCTGTATCGCGCCGGGGTGGCGGCGATCAAGGTCGAGGGCCGGCAACGCAGCCCGGCTTACGTGGCGCAGGTCACGCGCACCCTGCGCGAGGCCATCGATGCCTGCGCCGCCGCGCCGGAGGCGTTCGCGCCCGAGCCGCGCTGGATCGAGCAGCTCGACAAGGTCGCCGAGGGTCGCACCCATACGCTGGGGGCGTATTCGAGGCCGTGGCAATAATATGGTTACGAGTGCAGAGTTCAGAGTACAAAGTTCAAACCGAAGCCGAACTCCGTACCTTGAACTTTGTACTTTGAACTTAATCTGACATGAAACTATCCCTCGGACCCATCCAGTACTTCTGGACCCGCGATCAGGTGTTCGACTTCTACGAACGCGTCGCGTCCGCGCCGGTGGACATCGTCTACCTGGGTGAGACGGTCTGTTCCAAGCGCCGCGCGCTGCGCCTGCCGGACTGGCTCGACATCGCCGCGCGCCTGAGCGCGGCGGGCAAGGAGGCGGTGCTGTCCACGCTCACGCTGATCGAGGCCGAATCGGAAGTTTCGTACATGCGCACGATCATCGAGAACGGCCGTTACCCGGTCGAGGCCAACGACATGGCGGCGGTCAACATGCTGGAGGGAGTTGCCCCGTTCATCGTCGGTCCGCATGTCAATGTCTACAACGCCGGCGCGCTCGATCTCATGGCGCGTGCCGGCGCCCGGCGCTGGGTAATGCCGCTGGAACTCGACCGCGAAACGCTGGCCGCGCTCCAGGCCGGCCGGACGGCTGGCCTGGAAACCGAGGTGTTCGTATTCGGACGCCTGCCGCTGTCCTTCTCCGCGCGCTGTTTCACCGCCCGCGCGCACAACCTGCCGAAGGACGACTGCGGTTTCCGCTGCGCCGATTATCCCGAGGGTATGCCGTTGCAGACGCGCGAGGGCCAGTCCTTCCTCCGTCTCAACGGCATCCAGGTGCAATCCGGCGAAACCTGCAACCTGGTCAACGAGGTCGGGGAACTGCGCGCGCTCGGCGTGGAGGTATTGCGGCTTTCGCCCCAGCCGCAGGGGATGTTCGAGATCATCGATGCCTTCCGGGGCGTCATGGACGGGCATCTGGAACCGTCCATGGCCGCCGTCCTGCTTGCGCCTTACCAGACCGCCGGGTTCTGCGACGGTTACTGGTACAGCGCGCCGGGCATGCAGCGGGTGCATGCCTGAAGGCGTGTCGTCGGCGATGGAAAAAGCGGGTTAGTGTGTGGCCAGGTTCTGGCCGATGACGCGCTGGATGACAGTGAAGGCCATGGCGCCGAGACTCGTTCCGAGTACGTCGCGGAAATGCGACTCCCAATCGTAGTCCAGCGCGTCGAGCAGGTTCTTCACATGCAGACCGGTGGCGGTATCGCCCTCGATGCACAGGCGGCGGCTGAAGAACAGCGTGTCCGGATCCTCGCGCCGGGTGGCGAGCTGCCAGTAATCCTCCACTTTGCCGCTGATGCGCACGTCGGCGTGTCCCGGCGCGGCCGGCCGCAGGCGTCCCTGTTCGATGCGGAAATGCAGTTCCGTGGCGGCATCCCGGATGTGGATGCACACGCATTTGCCGTCGATTTCCGGCAGCCGTGCCGCCAGCGGCTGGCCCCGCAGCAGGTGGTTGAATACCTGCGCGAACAGTTCCGTGTGCACGGCATCGGGGATGAAACGCAGCGGCAAAAGCAGGGGATGAGGCAGCATGTCGGTCGGTCAATGGTGAACGCGGGCTTTATAACAGGTGTCGATGCCGCGCGATATTGATCTGGATCAAGTCACGCGCCCGTCGCGGGTTCTATGGTGAGGGCTTCATGAAATTCAAGAACCTGCGCGAGTTCCTCGCGCACCTGGAAAAGCTCGGCGAGTTGCGGCGCATCCCGATCCCGGTCGATCCGCGCCTGGAGATCACCGAAATCTGCCAGCGCACCCTGCGCGCGCAGGGGCCGGCGCTGCTGTTCGAAAAGCCAAAGGGGTCGGATATCCCGCTGCTGGGCAACCTTTTCGGCACCACGCGCCGCGTGGCGCTGGCCATGGGGCGCGAATCCGTCGAGGAGCTGCGCGAGGTCGGCAAGCTGCTTTCTTTTTTGAAAGAACCGCAACTGCCGCGCGGCATCGGCGATGCCATGGAGAAACTGCCGGAGTTCAAGCAGCTGCTGCATGTGGTGCCGCGGGTGGTGAGCGACGCGCCGTGCCGGCAACATGTCATCGAAGGCGGGGACGTGGACCTGTCGAAACTTCCCGTCCAGACTTGCTGGCCGGAGGACGCCGGCCCGCTCATCACCTTCGGCCTCGTGATCACCAAGGGGCCGTACAAGGAACGACAGAACATCGGCATCTATCGCCAGCAGCTGATCGCGCGCAATAAAGTGATCATGCGCTGGCTGCCGCACCGCGGCGGCGCGGTGGATTTCCGCGAGTGGAAGGAAGCCCATCCCGGCCAGCGTTTTCCCGTGGTGGTCGCCATCGGGGCCGATCCGGCGACGTTGCTGGCGGCGGTGACACCTATCCCGGATACGCTGTCGGAATTCCAGTTCGCCGGATTGTTGCGCGGGGCGCGCAGCGAGGTCGTCCCCTGCGGCTGCGCCACGCTGTACGTGCCGGCCTCGGCGGAGATCGTGTTCGAAGGTTATATCGACCCGGCCGAAGAGGCGCTGGAAGGGCCGTTCGGCGATCACACCGGCTATTACAACTCGCAGGAAAAATTTCCGGTGCTGACCATCGAACGCATCACGCATCGCGACCAGCCGATTTATCACAGCGCCTACATGGGCCGTTCGCCGCATGACGAGCCGTCGATCCTGGCGATGGCGCTCAACGAGGTGTTCATTCCGCTGCTGCAGAAGCAATTTCCCGAGATCGTGGATTTCTATCTGCCGCCGGAAGGCTGTTCCTACCGCGTGGCCTGCGTCAGCATCAAGAAGCGTTACGCCGGCCACGCGCGCCGCATCATGTTCGGCGTGTGGTCGTACCTGCGCCAGTTCAGCTACACCAAGTTCGTGATCGTCACCGACGACGACATCAACGTGCGCGACTGGAAGGAGGTCGTGTGGGCCATGTCCACGCGCATGGACCCGGTGCGCGACACGCTGCTGGTGGAGAACACCCCTATTGATTATCTGGATTTTGCCAGTCCGGTATCGGGCCTCGGCGGCAAGATGGGACTGGATGCCACCAACAAGTGGCCGGGCGAGACCACGCGCGCCTGGGGCCGGCCGATCGCCATGAGTCCCGAGGTGGTGCAGCGGGTAGATGAGCTGTGGCGCCGGCTCGGCATCGAGACAGTTACGCCTACGCACCCATAAGTCCGGGCGAGCCGGATTTTCGCCTGTTTCCGCTTTCTTTCGGCATTTATTATTGATACAAGTCATGGTATTCCTGCCGTCCGACGCTATGTTAGACGGGTATTTCCACCAACCTGACGGGTATCGCGCTTGAATCAGCAGATCATTTTCGACGCCGAATTGCTGCGCCGCTACGACAAGAGCGGGCCGCGTTATACGTCGTATCCGACGGCGGTGCAGTTCAGCGCGGCTTTCACCGAAGCCGATTACCGGGCGCAGGCGCAACGCAGCAACGCTACGCCACGCCCGCTGTCACTGTATTTTCATCTCCCCTTCTGCGACACCGTGTGTTTCTACTGTGCCTGCAACAAGGTCGTCACCAAGGACCGCCAGCGCGCCTCGCCCTATCTCGAGCGCCTGCATCGCGAGATTGCGCTGCAGGCGAAGCTGTTCGACCGTGTGCGCACGGTGGAGCAGCTGCATTGGGGCGGCGGCACGCCGACCTTCATCAGCCACGAGGAGATGCGCGCGCTGATGACGGTCACGCGCGAACATTTCCGCCTGCGCGACGACGACAAGGGCGAGTACGGCATCGAGGTGGACCCGCGCGAGATACGGCCGGAAACGCTGGCGGTGTTGCGCGAGCTCGGCTTCAACCGCCTGAGCATGGGCGTGCAGGATTTTGAGCCCGTGGTGCAGAAGGCGGTCAACCGCATTCAAACCGAGGCCGAAACCTTCGCCGTGCTCACGGAGGCGCGCGCGCTGGGTTTCCGTTCCATCAGCATGGACCTGATTTACGGGCTGCCGCACCAGACGGTCGAGAGCTTCGGACGCACCCTGGAAAAGATCATCGGCGTCGGCCCGGACCGGCTGTCGGTATTTAATTACGCGCACCTGCCCGAGATGTTCAAACCGCAGCGCCGGATTAACGCAGCCGATCTGCCGAGCCCGCAGGAGAAGCTCAATATCCTGCAGCTCACCATCGAGCGCCTGACGCGGGCCGGGTATGTGTACATCGGCATGGACCATTTCGCGCGCCCGGACGACGAACTGGCGCAGGCGCAACGCAACGGCACGCTGTACCGCAATTTCCAGGGTTACTCCACGCATGCCGAATGCGACCTGGTCGGCATGGGCATCACGGCGATCGGCATGGTGGGCGACTGCTATAGCCAGAACCGCAAAACGCTGGAGGACTACTACGCCGCGCTCGACACCGGGCAACTGCCGGTCATGCGCGGGTTTGTCCTCGGCGCGGACGACAAACTGCGTCGCGCCATCATCACGCAGCTGATCTGTCATTTCACGCTCGATCTGGATGCCACCGGACGTGCGCATGGCGTAAGCTTCGCGGATTACTTTGCCGCGGAACTTGCCGATCTCAGGATCATGCAGCAGGACGGCCTGATCGAAATGGACGAAAAGTCGATACGCGTGCAACCCGCGGGCAAGCTGCTGATCCGCAATATTTGCATGGTGTTCGACCGCTACCTGCGCGAAAAGCAGGAGCAGCGCTTTTCAAAGGTGATTTGACGCGACTGATTGCGTCCACCTGTTGTCGAAGATGCCCAAGCCCCTCGGGGCTTGGTATTACGTTCAATCAAAAATCAGAAGGAGCAACTCAAATGAAAAAGACTCTGCCTCTCGCCATTCTCACTGCTGCTGTTTCGCTCGCTGGCCAATCGGCGTTGGCACATCCGGTCGGTCAGGCCACTCCCGGATATGTAGGCGACTCCCGTGGAATGCTGGTGACGGATTCATCCGGAAACTGCGTGCGTACTTCGTCCTGGGCCCCGGCGCTGGCCACGGAGGCCTGCGACGCCAGCCTGGTCAAGAAGGCCGCTCCGGCC
The DNA window shown above is from Sulfuricaulis limicola and carries:
- a CDS encoding TatD family nuclease-associated radical SAM protein, with the translated sequence MPETRVVARQINTEQVVGYTLRDSRYLNITNRCSLRCAFCPKFNDQWTVQDYPLRLEHEPTIEEIIAAVGKPEDYREIVFCGLGEPTLRLYALLEVATRLRHRARRIRINTDGLANLVYGRDVTPDMEGLIDALSVSLNAQNAEIYNLHCRPKLPGSWEAMLDFVKHARDFVPEITLTAIDGLSGVDIAACEKIAQRLGVGFRRRVLDVVG
- the ubiU gene encoding ubiquinone anaerobic biosynthesis protein UbiU, with protein sequence MELVCPAGSMPALKAAVDNGADAVYLGFRDGTNARNFPGLNFDVEEAHRAVSYAHQRGARVFLAVNTFPRPSQWHKWCRAVDQAATLGIDALILADPGLMDYTARTYPELRLHLSVQGSATSHEAIDFYVRHFGVRRVVLPRVLSLTQVQNVMKRVNAEVEVFGFGSLCVMVEGRCTLSSYVTGESPNSSGVCSPAKHVKWEESASGRRSRLNGVLIDVYAPEEPAGYPTLCKGRFEVGGNVYYAMEEPTSLNVLDILPQLYRAGVAAIKVEGRQRSPAYVAQVTRTLREAIDACAAAPEAFAPEPRWIEQLDKVAEGRTHTLGAYSRPWQ
- the ubiV gene encoding ubiquinone anaerobic biosynthesis protein UbiV, which codes for MKLSLGPIQYFWTRDQVFDFYERVASAPVDIVYLGETVCSKRRALRLPDWLDIAARLSAAGKEAVLSTLTLIEAESEVSYMRTIIENGRYPVEANDMAAVNMLEGVAPFIVGPHVNVYNAGALDLMARAGARRWVMPLELDRETLAALQAGRTAGLETEVFVFGRLPLSFSARCFTARAHNLPKDDCGFRCADYPEGMPLQTREGQSFLRLNGIQVQSGETCNLVNEVGELRALGVEVLRLSPQPQGMFEIIDAFRGVMDGHLEPSMAAVLLAPYQTAGFCDGYWYSAPGMQRVHA
- the ubiT gene encoding ubiquinone anaerobic biosynthesis accessory factor UbiT; amino-acid sequence: MLPHPLLLPLRFIPDAVHTELFAQVFNHLLRGQPLAARLPEIDGKCVCIHIRDAATELHFRIEQGRLRPAAPGHADVRISGKVEDYWQLATRREDPDTLFFSRRLCIEGDTATGLHVKNLLDALDYDWESHFRDVLGTSLGAMAFTVIQRVIGQNLATH
- the ubiD gene encoding 4-hydroxy-3-polyprenylbenzoate decarboxylase; protein product: MKFKNLREFLAHLEKLGELRRIPIPVDPRLEITEICQRTLRAQGPALLFEKPKGSDIPLLGNLFGTTRRVALAMGRESVEELREVGKLLSFLKEPQLPRGIGDAMEKLPEFKQLLHVVPRVVSDAPCRQHVIEGGDVDLSKLPVQTCWPEDAGPLITFGLVITKGPYKERQNIGIYRQQLIARNKVIMRWLPHRGGAVDFREWKEAHPGQRFPVVVAIGADPATLLAAVTPIPDTLSEFQFAGLLRGARSEVVPCGCATLYVPASAEIVFEGYIDPAEEALEGPFGDHTGYYNSQEKFPVLTIERITHRDQPIYHSAYMGRSPHDEPSILAMALNEVFIPLLQKQFPEIVDFYLPPEGCSYRVACVSIKKRYAGHARRIMFGVWSYLRQFSYTKFVIVTDDDINVRDWKEVVWAMSTRMDPVRDTLLVENTPIDYLDFASPVSGLGGKMGLDATNKWPGETTRAWGRPIAMSPEVVQRVDELWRRLGIETVTPTHP
- the hemN gene encoding oxygen-independent coproporphyrinogen III oxidase, with the protein product MNQQIIFDAELLRRYDKSGPRYTSYPTAVQFSAAFTEADYRAQAQRSNATPRPLSLYFHLPFCDTVCFYCACNKVVTKDRQRASPYLERLHREIALQAKLFDRVRTVEQLHWGGGTPTFISHEEMRALMTVTREHFRLRDDDKGEYGIEVDPREIRPETLAVLRELGFNRLSMGVQDFEPVVQKAVNRIQTEAETFAVLTEARALGFRSISMDLIYGLPHQTVESFGRTLEKIIGVGPDRLSVFNYAHLPEMFKPQRRINAADLPSPQEKLNILQLTIERLTRAGYVYIGMDHFARPDDELAQAQRNGTLYRNFQGYSTHAECDLVGMGITAIGMVGDCYSQNRKTLEDYYAALDTGQLPVMRGFVLGADDKLRRAIITQLICHFTLDLDATGRAHGVSFADYFAAELADLRIMQQDGLIEMDEKSIRVQPAGKLLIRNICMVFDRYLREKQEQRFSKVI